CGCGATGCTCCACGTCGACGTGAAGAAGCTCGGCAACATCCCCGACGGTGGAGGCTGGCGCTACGTCGGCCGACAACAAGGCCACCGCAACCGAGCCGCCACACCCGACAAGCCCCGCAACAAGTGGCGGGATCCGCTCATGGGCAAGGCCTACGTCCACACCGTCATCGACGACCACTCCCGCGTCGCCTACGCCGAGGTCCACGACGACGAAACCGCCCTCACCGCCACCGCCGTCCTCGTCAGGGCCGTCGAGTGGTTCAACGCCCGCGGGGTCACCGTCGAGCGGGTCCTGTCCGACAACGGCGGCGCCTACCGGTCACACCTGTGGCGAGACACCTGCGCAGAACTCGGCATCAGGCACAATCGCACGAGGCCGTATCGGCCACAGACCAACGGGAAGATCGAGCGCTTCCACCGAACCCTGGCTGACGGCTGGGCCTATGCCCGCTGCTACACGTCCGAGACGGAACGACGCAGTGAGCTCGACAGCTGGCTGCACTACTACAACCACCACCGCCCGCACACGGCCTGCGGCAACCAGCCGCCGTTCTCACGATTGACCAACGTCCCCGATCAGTACATCTAGGCATGACGAGGCCATAAACACGCCTCGGGACGGGTTTTTCAAGGATGAGGAGGACGATTCACCACCTGCGTGGTACGGCGCGCTTCGCGCGGGCAACGGCAACCGTCGGACGGGCCGACGTCCCTGCAGGTCCACGATGACCACTGGTTACCCGCCGGGCCCTTACTGCTGGTCCCGGCAGGCACCCTCACGCTGAGCGTCGTGCTCTCCCCGGCATTCGGCACGATCCAGCTACCCGTCGAGCAGGCGTGGCCGGTCCTGGCTGTACATGTGCACGGAGGCAGTGTTGATGTCAGTTGGTTCCAAGTGCAGGCAGCGGAACCTCGGCATCAGGCTCGCCGGTGATGCGGTTGCGCAGGTCTCGACGGGTGAGCTCGATGACCCACATCCAGAACACGTGCCCGAGGGACTCGCTGAAGTGCTCACCGAAGGGCTGGTGCCAGGGGGCGGGGACGGTGCCCATGGCTGGCATGAGGATGAGATGGAAGAGCACCCAGATGGCCAAACCGAAGACTGCGCCCTGCCACAGCTTGACGCGAGGGTATTTTTCGGCCAGCAGCGCGTATACGACGGCGAAGAAGATCGAGAACCCAAAGTGGACGATGAAGCTCACGTAGGGGAGCGGCCACCCGTTGAAGGTGTACGTCATGTGAGTGAAGTGCTCGCTGAACCCAAGTTGCTGAAGGAGCTGCTGGGGAGGGTTCGTGGCATTGCGTGCCGCAGTGCGCGGAGGCAGCGGAACCTCCCAGCCGAACTTCACAATGGCGCCGATAATTCCGGCGAGCACGCCCGCCCATAGCGCGGCTCCAAACCTTCGGCGAGACGGTTCCGTGGTGCTCGAGGTCATGTGACCAACTCCTTTCATGACCCGGTGCTCCGGGACGATGACGTGCTGACAAAATGATCGTGGCGTGGAAGACCCTGCACGATCAACAGCGGCACATTACTACGTTGACAACGCATGATGAGGTGGCCATCGTCGGGATGACGCCGTGTTCAATGCGACAAGACTCTCTATCCCAGTCGCTGCACGGCGTCACTGCTCACGACATGACCGCTCACGGCTGGCAGTGGTTCAGCATTACGTTGCGTCCTTGCTACGGCTAGCTGTACTGACCGGGGAAGTTGGTCAACCGGGTGATGGGTGGGGGATTCCCGCAGGCTGGGTGGCGTCTGTGGTGATTGTAAGAGTGGAGCCAGTTGGTCAGGGAATCAGCGGTCCGATGATGAACTTCTGACCACCTCTCGACGACAGTTCGGCCTCGACCTGCGTCAGGTCGAGGCCGAATTGTCCTTGTCAGACACAGCGTCTGTCATGGCAACCATGTGATGACCACATATGGTGTCTTTCCAGTCATAGTGAGACTTGTCGCTGGCCCGAGCGCCCTCGGCAGCTTCAGCATGCGACCGTCAGGCAGGGACAAAAAGTTCTGCACGACGGGCTGCGTCGGCTGGACATCGCGGGGTCACGAGTCGAGGTAGTTCTTGAGCAGGCTGGGCCAATCGGTCTGGATGATGTCTGCGCCACGGCGGCGCAGTTCACCCCAGCCCTTGTCTGGGTCGTCGAGCACTGAGGTCTCGTCGTCGAATCCGGCATACAGGGGGACCGCGTCGGCAAGGTTGATGGCGTTGAGCATCAAGCCGAAGCCACGCTCACGGAGCGAGTCGAGGTATGACGGGTCAGCAAAGGGATGGTTGAGGTCTGGGGCAAGCAGTTCGAAGGCCACCGTGTTCAAGGTCACATCGGCTGCAATCCGGTCAACCTGCTCTGGCGAGGTGACGATCGGAATGAAGGGGAACTTGGCGTCGTGGCCACCGAGTGCTTGCAGAGCCGTCTCGTCGCTGGCGTGGCACTTCACGGTGAGGTGTCCCACTGAACTTCGCTCCGCCATGTAGCTGAGCAGGTCGGGCCACCAGCGCCAGGAGCGGTCAATGTTGAAGATGGTGCTGGGGAACTTCTCAAGGACTGTGTCGAGGCGTTCGAGCGGATAGGAACCTGGTTCCATCAGGGCCCATGAGTAGTTGAGCTTCTCCAGTTCAGCGGTACTGAGGGTGGTGAGGTTGTCCTTGATGCCGAAGGCCATGGGCTCGTACCCGTCGTGGAACAGGTAATAGTCACCGTCGGTAGATGCGACGATGTCGATCTCGACGATGTCAGCACCCTCGGTGATTGCGGCCTTGATCCCCTTGCAGGTGTTTTCCACGATGCTTGCCCGACCGCTGCCGCGGTGGACGAGGATGGCTGGGTGATCGGCTTCAAGCAGATCGATGAGCTGCGAGTTGGTCTCGGCGTAGCGGGCGTGTCCGATCATGAGTTGGTAGCCTCCTGCACGGCGGTCTCAACGACGGCCTTCTTACGTTTGACGGCCTTCTTCTTGCCAAGACGCGAACCGCGACCATACACCAGAAACATGGTCAGGCTGGAGATGATCATCAGCACGACGGTGAAGACGAAGGTGAGCGGCGTAGTGTCGCCTGCGGTCTCATTCTCACTGGCGTTCTTGATGAAGATGCCCAACGGCTGGTAGAAGGGGTGCGCCAGGAAGACTGCGGTGTCGTAGTCATCCAGCATGGAATTGAAGTTCAGCGCGGTGATGGCCGCTGCTGCGGGTAGCACGAGGGGGAGCAGGACTCGCCGGAACGTGTAGAACTGGCCGGCTCCCAGCATGGAGGCTGCCTCTTCCAGATTCTGGTTGATACCCGTGAACGCTGCCTTCAGCATGCGAAGGGTGAACGGAATCTTTCCAATCACGTATGCGATGAGCAGGATGATCAGAGTACCGGAAAGGACCTGCCCGCCGACCAGCCAGTTTGGATGGTCGAAGGCGAGGATGAGTCCGAGGGCAGTCATGACGCCGGGCATCACCCAAGGGATGTGGAACAGGTACTCGAGCCCCACGGTGATGACATTGGTGTAGCGGGCGACGATACGGGCCACGAACAAGATGAGCGCCATCACAATGATCGATGCTGCCGCCGAGTAGCCCACGGACACGACGAACGGCCACGAGGCGGCCCGGTCAGTGAGGACACGTTGATAGTTCTCGAGCGTGAACGAGTGCCAGGACAGGCGGGCAAAGGAGATGGACTCCGCGTCGGCGAAGGAGAAGATGATGATGAGGATCGGGGGCAGCGCGTAGACCAGGAAGAGGAGGTAGGCCAACACATGGACCACAACGTTGGCGATCGGGTTGTCGATCTTCTGTTTGACGAGTCCCACCGGCACCTTGGACACCGAGAAGTAGGTGCCGCCGCGTTCAAGGCGGTTCAAGATCACCAGAAGCAGCATGGTGACGACCGCCAGAATCAGTGCCAGCGTGGCTGCGAGGTCCCGAGACCCCGGAGCATTGGCGAAGGTCAAAATCATCGGCGAGATGGTCTGAAAATCTCGTCCTCCCACGATCTGGGGAGCTGCCAGGGCGCCGAGACCGGATAGGAAAACCAGAATCGTGACGGCAAAAATCGTCGGCTTGAGCACTGGCAGAACCACCTTGCGCAGGATGGTCCAGTTGGAGGCTCCCATCTGCTTTGCAGCCTCGACGGTCTGGTAATCGACCTTGGCCATCGCGGCGGTTAGGAACAAAAGATGGTTTCCGGTGCACGCGAACGTCATGACGAATGCCACTGCGGTGAAGCCAGTGAACCAGTCAGCGTCGAGCGCAGGCACGATGGCGGTGAGGGCGCGGGTCAAAATGCCGTTGGGGCCGTAGAGGAACTTGTAGCCCGAGACCAGGACGATGCCGCCATAAATAAGCGTCGTGGCGTAACCGAACCACAGGAAGCGAGCTCCCTTGATGTCGTAGTACCGGGTGACCAGCACGATGAAGATACCCACGACGTTAACGGTGATCGACAGGGTGATAGCGAGAATCAGCGAGTTGACCAATGATTTCTTGGCCGGCTCCGACATCGAGAGCTTCTGCCAGGCCGACATACCCTCCTGGTGGGAGAACACGGTCTCGAGCAGGGCTACGTTCGGCACAATCAGGAAGGTGACAATGAACCACAGGGAGATTACCCCGACGACGATGAACATCGGGTTTCTCAGCATGGCGCGCATATCGGATTTCATGCTGCCGCCTTCTCATTCTGCGTCTCCGGGTACTGCAGAACGTTCTCGGGGTTGGTGAGTACTACCACCGGGTCGCCAGGCTCGAAGTGACGTGCCATCCCGTCCTCGGGGACTACGGACTTCATCGTCGTCTGGCCAAGCTTGAGCTCGTAGGTGTAGTTGATGCCGTGGTACGACTTGCCTGCCACGACGCCCTCAACTGCGATGAGTCCGGGAGGGGTGGGCTCTCCCTTGGCTGCGAGACGTACCTTTTCGATACGCAGGTAGCTGGGGAGGGTTGGGTCGATGTTGGTAGCACCAGCATCGACCATGCGCTGGGAGACACGGGGCTCCAAACGGTTGACGTCACCGAGGAAGTTGCAGACGAACTCGGTGGAGACCTCGCGCGGCGTGCCACACTGCTCCATGTGGCCTGCGTTCAAGACGGCTATGCGGTCTGACATGGCCAGGGCCTCGTCCTGGTCGTGGGTCACGTACACACTGGTGATGCCGAAGTGGGTCTGCATCTCCTTGAGCTGGATGCGCATCTGGTGACGCAGTTTGGCGTCGAGGTTGGAGAGGGGCTCGTCCAGAAGCAGGATCTTCGGTCGC
The genomic region above belongs to Cutibacterium equinum and contains:
- a CDS encoding IS481 family transposase; its protein translation is MSHPNAALTPRHRLIVGRLVVDDGFPISEVAARFQVSWPTVKRWADRYRTGQSMQDRSSRPRRSPNKTSHATAKRCIRLRLRLREGPVQLACRLGIAPSTVHRILVDARLNRLSHVDRATGEPVRRYEHDHPGAMLHVDVKKLGNIPDGGGWRYVGRQQGHRNRAATPDKPRNKWRDPLMGKAYVHTVIDDHSRVAYAEVHDDETALTATAVLVRAVEWFNARGVTVERVLSDNGGAYRSHLWRDTCAELGIRHNRTRPYRPQTNGKIERFHRTLADGWAYARCYTSETERRSELDSWLHYYNHHRPHTACGNQPPFSRLTNVPDQYI
- a CDS encoding YagU family protein — protein: MTSSTTEPSRRRFGAALWAGVLAGIIGAIVKFGWEVPLPPRTAARNATNPPQQLLQQLGFSEHFTHMTYTFNGWPLPYVSFIVHFGFSIFFAVVYALLAEKYPRVKLWQGAVFGLAIWVLFHLILMPAMGTVPAPWHQPFGEHFSESLGHVFWMWVIELTRRDLRNRITGEPDAEVPLPALGTN
- a CDS encoding glycerophosphodiester phosphodiesterase family protein, with product MIGHARYAETNSQLIDLLEADHPAILVHRGSGRASIVENTCKGIKAAITEGADIVEIDIVASTDGDYYLFHDGYEPMAFGIKDNLTTLSTAELEKLNYSWALMEPGSYPLERLDTVLEKFPSTIFNIDRSWRWWPDLLSYMAERSSVGHLTVKCHASDETALQALGGHDAKFPFIPIVTSPEQVDRIAADVTLNTVAFELLAPDLNHPFADPSYLDSLRERGFGLMLNAINLADAVPLYAGFDDETSVLDDPDKGWGELRRRGADIIQTDWPSLLKNYLDS
- a CDS encoding ABC transporter permease is translated as MKSDMRAMLRNPMFIVVGVISLWFIVTFLIVPNVALLETVFSHQEGMSAWQKLSMSEPAKKSLVNSLILAITLSITVNVVGIFIVLVTRYYDIKGARFLWFGYATTLIYGGIVLVSGYKFLYGPNGILTRALTAIVPALDADWFTGFTAVAFVMTFACTGNHLLFLTAAMAKVDYQTVEAAKQMGASNWTILRKVVLPVLKPTIFAVTILVFLSGLGALAAPQIVGGRDFQTISPMILTFANAPGSRDLAATLALILAVVTMLLLVILNRLERGGTYFSVSKVPVGLVKQKIDNPIANVVVHVLAYLLFLVYALPPILIIIFSFADAESISFARLSWHSFTLENYQRVLTDRAASWPFVVSVGYSAAASIIVMALILFVARIVARYTNVITVGLEYLFHIPWVMPGVMTALGLILAFDHPNWLVGGQVLSGTLIILLIAYVIGKIPFTLRMLKAAFTGINQNLEEAASMLGAGQFYTFRRVLLPLVLPAAAAITALNFNSMLDDYDTAVFLAHPFYQPLGIFIKNASENETAGDTTPLTFVFTVVLMIISSLTMFLVYGRGSRLGKKKAVKRKKAVVETAVQEATNS
- a CDS encoding ABC transporter ATP-binding protein; translation: MITYDNVEIRFGDFVAVPNLNLTIEKGEFFTLLGPSGCGKTTILRALAGFVTPSKGRILIDGKDVTKVASDKRNIGMVFQNYALFPSLTVKENIAFGLKVAKKDKAEIEERVANIAKEVELNQKQLARGISELSGGQQQRVAIARAMVMRPKILLLDEPLSNLDAKLRHQMRIQLKEMQTHFGITSVYVTHDQDEALAMSDRIAVLNAGHMEQCGTPREVSTEFVCNFLGDVNRLEPRVSQRMVDAGATNIDPTLPSYLRIEKVRLAAKGEPTPPGLIAVEGVVAGKSYHGINYTYELKLGQTTMKSVVPEDGMARHFEPGDPVVVLTNPENVLQYPETQNEKAAA